TACACCTTTAGTTCTTAATTCCCTAGTCTTCTCCCCTATTCAAGATAGCCTATGGAAATCATTTTCTCTATCTTTTGAATCCAAACTATCAAAATATAAATGTATCCACTCTCGCTCTAGCCTCTTTACAGCTTTCTCAGTATCCTTTGTTagatttttatttctcaaaactctTTGTATGCCTTACTATTTCTCAAGTTTCTAGAGCAAATTTGTTTAATCTTGATATTTGTCTTTAATTCCATGTTCCACAATGATGTGACTTACATAGTGGCACCATAGTCTTTGATTCAACAAGTACCTCCTTCACCAGTCATCTAATACAACTGGCTGTTTTTAATCCACAACAAAATAAAGTAAACTACATGCTAAAAGCCAAGATTGCTGAAAATTATCAAGAGATGCATCACTTAAAAACTATTTCAAGTGAATAAATGAAGGGCGAAATACCAAGTTTGTGTGAATTGGTTGAAGAAAATTCTTTGTGCGAAATCGTCATTGTATTCATAAACTATGTACACCAATCTTGCAAAGTATATGTATTTGTTAAATATCGTTTGAACACAGAGAATAATTTAGTAGACTCAAAGTCATTGAATTATGTAAGTAATAATCAAGGAAATAACAAACTATAAACATCGTACCAGTTCAGTCAGGAATGCTTGTTTGTTAAGACCCTCTAATGTAGTGAATGCAGTCTCAAGGACCCGAGAAAGATAAGCAACAACTCTAGACATGGAAAAGAAGACAAGAAAAAGGAATCAAAAAGCTTACATTTTACATCTGTGTGGCTAAAGAAGTGATCTTATACAACATGGAAACTGAATTTTTTTAGTTCAATTAACAAGTAGACAACAAAAAGTAACATAAATGAAGCTAGGCTGAATGCAGAATGTTATTGGCAAAGGACATGAATCATGTTTCACACCAATCAGCTTTGCATCCATTGCGTTTGCGCCACAAGAGTTGACTAGAAGCATATTACTCGGACTCAGGAGTTAGTGTTGATTATAGACATATGTCAAACACAGGTATGGTGAGGTATTTCCAGGTTTTTCCATGTATAAGATCCTTGGAGGCAATAAACCCATACATGAGTCAGACACATGTTAGAAGGACAAACCTTGTGCAGGCATTTGTTGGACGATGATCATGAACCATTCCATCATCAGGTGAGTGGTAATCTGCTGCCTTTTGTTCAGCTGATAACAATCGGTCAACCTACATTGGAATAAATAAAGAGGCACAATCTAATAGCTTGGAGACAAAAAAAATAGAGTTAAACAAGTATGCACCATCTACTGGGTAATGAAAAgaataatcaaatataataaagtctataaagaaatataataagattaaaatcTTTAGCCAACATCTAAAGCTGGTGCTGCAACTATTCATTTTCCTTCAAGTACTCAAATCCGTGGGTCCAATAGACATAGGTATGGAAGTCTGATCCTCCAAATACAAGAAATACTTTAAGAATTTTAGCATATCTATGTCAAACATGTCCATATCCAACAATTACTCCCCATGCTATTGTCCAGTACCATCAAATTAGGAGACTGAAAGTAACTTACCTCAGCCATCACAGTTTCAATGCATTGATGAAGCCCTTTAAAAGCAGCACCCTCTGCGCTAGACATTGCTGTTGCCATTTCTTCGCAAGCGGCAGCATGAGAACCATCAACAGGCAATAAGAGCCGAGATATAGAATTTGCAAAGTACTGCAGATGAAAGGTAAATTTGATTCAAAACTTCAACATATTAAAATATTCTTTGATATGTGAACTTTACTAAGAAACAACCAAAAAACTGAACATACTTGCTGAACTATGGCCACACTACTGCCAGCACGTTGTACTGCAACCATGAAAGATTTGAAACTGCTTTCACCAGCAGCTGCGGCAGCTTCTGCCTGCACATTGGTTAATTAACCACCCTTATTTCCATTATTTTTCGTCAAACTGAAACTTAAAATGGATAAGATAAAACATAATCAGATGTGTACCTGAGAAGTAACCCTTCTACTAACACTTGAACCTATCACAAACCTTTCCCTCAAACTTGCAGCTTCAGTCAAGCTATCTCTAGCCCGTTCAAGTCCATCTGTTATATATTGGCTGACCTAAAAAAATGAGACTATTAAGTACCATGAAAAACTTCCAGAGGATTGACATGCTTAATTAACCAACTTACTTGGTGCAATAGGCAAGTGAACACTGATCTTACATTGGCTGCAAGTGTAGCAGGCTGTCAGACATATTGCAATAAATTAGTCATTGATGACATTTATGTCATGATATATGGTTTCTTCAATCAGCCCAGAGTGTTTTTCCTTTTACCACACTAGCATTCTGgttcatatttcatatatttaatcATGTCACTGTAGGCAATATTTTACCTATCATGTACCAGATAGAATTACTCTTATATTAGCCCAAttatggaatttaaaaaaaactcatggAGTGAAGAGATTTACGCAACTTCAACAGCAATATAGTTAATAAAAACATTGGAAagccttatttttttccttaCAACCCCTTTTAGGAACTCAGCTCAGTATTTCTGCAAAGATCTCTTAAGATGCAAAAAAATCACACAGAACTAAGTGAGCATAACACCAATTGGTGGATAAATTATTACCAGAGAAGAAAACAAAGTGCATCTGGTTATTGCTTCTTCATTCCACCGTAAAAATTCTGTCACAGCTGCAACAGATATCTCCAGAGGGGAAGAAGCCACTGAAGCCCCTTTAGAACGCCCTATTGTTCCACTTGGCTCAGAGACTTTCTGGCTTTCAGCACGCAGTTCTTCCAACTGCACAGCACCAATGACATTACAAGCTGCGTTAATGAAGCAAATCAAGCCTTGAAACTTAAGAGAACAAGTAAAAATTGCAAACCTTTGCTTGATACAGCTGCCTAAGAGAGGCTTGCTCATATTCAGGATATTCATCCTTGTGAGCGGAAAAAAGAGACTCTGTGAGACCTGTAATAACAAGCAAATTTGTGATTAAGTCATAAAAGGAGCATACATACTATAGCTATTGAGAATGGTTACCTTCACATTTGTCTGAGCCGCATCAGCTCTCTTGATTGTAACGCCACATTATACATTTCCATTTAATATTTCCAAACTCATCCAACACAACCATCAtctattttgggttattttttattaaattccatcAGTAGTTCCAAATAACCAACCTAAACTctcttatttaatcaattaataatataTCTGATTcgaatatgtatttaaaattataagaGGATTATGCAATACGAGGTGATTTGCGAAGGAGCTATTGCAAAATTGTTACCTTCAACATCCAAATCACCACATCCAACGGCTCGAAGATCTCTAGCAAGTTCTTGAGTCTTCTCATATGCCACAGCTAGCATTCTCAGATACTGAAGCCTCAAGTGAAACATGATATAAAGTCAATTGTCATTTCTACTTACATTTAATATAAGGAAAAATGGATGCATCTTCTATAAGTTTACTGACCCATAAAATTCCACCTTCCCCCACGGGACGGGGATGCGCAATAGATGGCTTCTCTAACAATTTGTCCAAAAGAGAAGTTACTCTCTGCTCCAAAACTCGCTGCATGTGACGTACAAAAGCAACCCATAATTAGAGGGGGGAAAAAGGTACACATGATGATGCTGCCTATGCATTGAGGAAATGCAATATATAGGAACATAAAGGGCATATTCTTCAAGGCACCTGAACTAAAATTGACATAACATCATTAGGAGAAGGGAATACTGCCATAATTGTGGCAGCTTCTTTTCGTACAGTATCTGCAGGACAAACAACATAGATACAACAAGTCTGTTGGTGATCTCAAGCCCTTCAATTTACATCAATATAACTATGCTCTTGACCTGTAATTTCTTTGTATAACTTAGAAAGTCCACAAGCAACATAGTTAGGACTAGCTTGAGAACTTTGGTCTCCTAGAACCAATTTATTGTCCGAATTCATCACTTCCACATCAATGAACATTGGACGGGTTGCTACATAATGTTGCATGGCACTAGTGCCCCTGTTGAACTGCCATTGTGGAATCAGACATTCCAAATAGATTAACACAACTCTCTCATAAATTTAAATAGCCTGCTTTAaactgaaataaattaaattaatacctTAGTTACAATTTTATAGAATTAACACAACTCTCTCATAAATTTAAATAGCCTGCTTTAAATTGAAATAgaataaattgttaattttggtGAAGGAATCTCTTATTTCATCAAGGAAATACAGCCTAATACTTATATTAGGATGGCTGGCATTCCAGTCCATTATTCTAGGAAAGATAATAGACAATCCCACAAAGTTAGGAACCTTAATAAACTAGGAAAGCAACTAATTAGGAATCAATGACTGATCCTATATTTCTTAGGAAACTAAATAATAAATCCTAATCTACCAGATTACAGCTTATGAGTAATTTCCTAATATATACAAACTAATTCAGCTCCTCTCTACACTCACCCTCAAGCTGGGGTGTATATGTTATACAATCCCAACTTGGAGTTGAATTCATTGAAGCTGATTCTTGAAAGAGCTTTGGTGAGAATGTCAGCAAGCTGCAGTTGAGTAGGGATGTAGCTCAGTTGGACTATTCCATTGTTGAACTTCTCTGAAATGAAATGTTTGTCAATTTCCACATACTTGGTCCTGTCGTGGTGTACTGGATTTTTGGCAATGCTTATGGCGGATTGAcagtcattttatatttttatctggTCCTTAAAATCAACTTTCAATTATCTTAGCAATCTCTAAATCCATATTCTTCGCAAATGCCCAAAGCAAGAGCACAATATTTTGACTCTGCACTATTTCTTGACACCACTGACTGCTTTTTGCTTCTCCATGTAACAAGATTACCCCAAACAAAGGAGCAATAACCACTTGTGGATCTTCTTTCAGTCAATTCTCTGGCCCAACTTGCGTCAGTGTACACCTCTATCTCACGGATTTCACTCTTTTTGAAGAGTAAACCATGGGCTGGTGTCATCTTCAGGTATCTAAGAATCCAATTTACAGCCTCTAAATGTTCCTCATGCGGATCATTCATGTGTTGGCTAACAACTGAGAATGCAAAGTCTGGCCTCGTGTGTGAGAGATAGATCAACTTTCCCACTAGTCTTTGATACTGCCCTTTATCCACTAGTACACCCAAGCATGCGCACTAGTCTCTGTAGGTTTACACCCAAGCATGCCAGTCTCAGTGAGCTAATCTAAGATGTACTTTCCTTGGTATATAACAATCCCTGCCTTAGATCGAGCAACCTCCACGCCTAGGAAATATTTGAGAGCGCCAAGATCTGTAATTTCAAACTCAGTAGCAAGtaattttttgagtttgataATTTCCTCTGAGTCATCTCCAGTTATAATGATGTCGTCAACGTAGACAATAAGAATAGTAATTCTACCTTTCGATGAGGATTTCACAAATAAGGAATGATCTGTCTGGCATTCATTGTATCCGTTTGAGACTactattttggaaattttgtcaAACCAAGCACGAGATGATTGTTTTGGCCTATACAATGACTTCTTCAGTTTGCGCACTTGATGGCTATTTGAGGAGTTTTCTAAACCTGGAGGCATTTCCGTGTAAACATCTTCTTCAAGATCTTCATTCAAAAAGGCATTTTTGATGTCTAGCTGGTACAAGGGCCAATCTTTATTTACTGCTAGTGACAGCAGTACTCAAACCGTGTTTAACTTGGCAACAGGTGCAAAGGTTTCCTAATAATCGATTCCATATGACTGAGTAAAGTCCTTTACCACCAGCCCGACTTTAAATCCCTCGATACTTCCATCTGCTTTATACTTAATTGTAAGTATCCACTTGCAGCCCTCTACAAGAGTCCAAATTCCATTGCTATCTAGAGCCCTGATTTCTTCCTCGATAGCCTTCTTCCATGCTGGATATTTCAAAGCTTCTTGAATGGAATTTGGTATCTGTATACTCTCAAGAgctgaaatatatgttttatatgatgGCAGCAATTTCCCATATACTACATATTCCTCAATAGGATGGTTTGTACATGTTCGAACACCTTTTCTTTGAGCAATAGgcaaatcaaaatcatcaaaaacaagAACAAGAGACTCACGAGTTGAAGAATCCATACCAGTGTGAAATTTTGAAGCAAGAGGCTATGGTTCAAGTTCTTGGTAATCTCTTTTTTGAGTGTCATTCTCTAGATTTTTAGTAGGTCGTCTCCTCCTAGAATAGAGACGAAGTTCCTGATGATATGCATCAAGTTGAGGTTGAGTACACTCATGGAATTGAGACTCAAATGGTGTGTCGTTTGGTCCTGATATGGAATTGAGATTCAGATTTTGAGGACTCAAAAGAGGGTAATGGTGTCGGATTGACACTTTAGAGTGAAATATAAACCGATTGAGTGTCTTGAAGAATGTCCCAAAGCTGAAATTCCCTAGAGTTCTCCCCCTGAATTTCGGATTTGGAAAAATAAGATTGGTGTTCAAAAAAGGTAACATCCATGGAATTGTACATCTTTCGAGTAACATGTGAATAACACTTGTACCCTTTTTTATTAGAAGAATATCCTAGGAAAATGCATTTTACTGATTTGGGATCAAGTTTGATTCAATGTTGTTGGTGTATGTGAACAAATGTTGAACAACCAAAGACTCCAAGTGGAAGATCAGAAGAAAATGATTTAGCATGAGGGAAGGCTTTTAGGAGTACTTCAAGAGGTCTTTGAAATTTTAACACTTGACTAGGCATTCTATTGATGAGATATGTGGCAGTAAGGATGGCTTCACCCAAAAAGTGTTTAGGTACATGATTACTAAACATGAGTGATCTAGCTACCTCAAGTAAGTGTCTATTTTTTCTCTCGACTATCCTATTTTGCTGAGGGGTGTCAACACAAGAACTCACATGAATAATTCCTTGTGTTATGAAATAGGAACCCAAGACTGATGTAAAATACTCCCTGCCATTATCGGTCTTAAGAATCTGAATTTTGCTTTTAAACTGGATGTGAATCATGGAATAAAAAGACTTCAAGATTCCcccaatttcaaaattttctttcacaAGGAATACCCAAGTGGTTCTAGTATGATTGTCTATGAAAGATATGAACCAACGAGCCCCATTAATATTTTTCACTTGTGAGGGTCCCCAAATGTCACTATGAATTATAGAGAATGGATGTGAAGGCTTATATTGAATGCTAGGATAAAATGACGTGTGTTTTGCAAGTTGACATATTTCAcaatggaaaatttttgaatttttatggatGAACAAATGAGGAAGCAATTTTTCAAGGTATGCAAAATTTGGGTGACCAAGGTGGAAGTGCCATAACATGACTTATtctcatttaaaacaaaaataaaattagagaaaGAGTTAGAAACAGACTCGGAAACACATTTAGCCACACAGTTCAAGTCACAAGTGAGTTTACTAATTGAAATCAAATTGCAATCTAATTCTGGAACATAAAGGAAAGATGAGAGAAGAAGGTCCTTTGTCTATTGATCCAATTCCTGCCACTTTTGAGAGTGATCCATCTGCTATTCATACTGTAGAGGGGCTTGAATATGGATTGAACTTGTGGAAGATATTGATGTCTCCAGTCATATGATCATAAGCTCCAGAATCAACTATCCATGGTCTTAATTTTCTGGTTGCTGCAATATGAGCAGAGGTAAATCTACCTTGATGTACTAGCATGCTGGTATTCTGTTAGATAGTGGGTTTAGAGCCTAACTCTGATACCATGTTAATTTTGGTGAAGGAATCTCTTATTTCATCAAGAAAATACAGCCTAATACTTATATTAGGTTGGCTGGCATTCCAGTCCATTATTCTAGGAAAGATAATAGACAAACCCACAAAGTTAGGAATCTTAATAAACTGGGAAAGCAACTAAGTAGGAATCAATGAATGCTACTTTATTTCTTAGGAAACTAAATAATAAATCCTAATCTACCAGATTACAGCTTATGAACAATTTCCTAATATATACAAACTAATTCAGCTCCTTTCTACATAAATTAATACCTTAGTTACAATTTTATAGAGtaatatacaattaattaataccTGAGATAAAATTTTAGCACATTCAGACATGGTAGACAATTCCCTTCTCTGAGATGCAGCATCAAACCGAGCTAACAATCTGTTCTCCAGTTCTACAGAGATTATGCAAAAAGATAAAAGCAAATGGGAGACTTGATAAACTTGTCGTGACAAGGTAGGTGAAGCCATTTATAACGACCTTTTTCTCttttagataaaatttttcatcaaaatacacacacaATCTAGTAAAAGTCACTCATTCACTCCTTTATCATTCTCATAGATCAAAAGGGTTCATACCAGAAGAGTGTGATAAAACAGTTACCATACCATTGCAGTACTCCTGAAGATTAGCAACTGCAACTTCCAATCCTCTGCTCGCAGTTGCACCTCCCACAACTGATGGCATAGCCTTTGAAATATCCTCCTCAGCGAATGATCCTAAATCAACAAAAGAATATAGAAGGTAAAAAGTTGTTCATGAAGTAGTAAAAGGCATAAAAAAGCATATTCCAAAAGTAGTATACGGAAATAAGTTCCCTAAGCTAAAATATGTTACAATTTGccagttaaaattttgaaacaattcttTAGAATAACAAATTCATTATATCACTTTAAATCACTCCTTTTAATTACACATCTGGTAGTCAAAAAACTTGTGTATTTTGTACAATAACTAAAGCATTACAAAAGTAATGTCATCTTACGCAATTTCTGTGCAATTGATGCAGCCTCAGCGACACGGCTGTCATTAGAAAATAGAGGTGAAAGTTCCATCAGACTGCCTGGGTTTCTATTAAACTCCATGAGGTACTGCAAGTGAGAAAATGATAAGGTATTAAAACAGTTTAATCAATATATAGGACACAAAATACACCAACAGTACCTTTATGAGTTCTATGGCTTGACTAGCAGTTTCACGCTGAGCATCTGCACTCTGAcaaccaaaataaaaaacaaataaataaataaatgaatttaggaAATGCTATCTAATTTAGCAAAATGAAAAAACCAACTAGTAGTAGCTGGAATAATGAATAAACTTACCTGCAAATGGTCTCCTACTTTAGCAGCAGTCTGCCCAACACTTGAAATACGCGAATCCAATCTCGCAAAGCTGTTGAACAAGCCATCTACACCTTTTTCCAGCTGGAGAAAAAGAAGTAAAACTAACCATAAGATCCAAACTCATATTAGGTTCACATTCACCTAAGAACTTGTAATTGAAAGATCTGAATAAATTTTTCTGATTGTTCACTCAATGCCATGCTGTTATAGTTCAAGTCAAGGTAAAAATGTGAAGTAGGGTGTtttgaaacaaaaacaacaagcatttacTGTTAAGAACAGGCTTTTTCTATTCCGTCttattcataagaaattacataaatatttatacacatagtaaGCCT
This window of the Gossypium hirsutum isolate 1008001.06 chromosome A09, Gossypium_hirsutum_v2.1, whole genome shotgun sequence genome carries:
- the LOC107942653 gene encoding exocyst complex component SEC10b isoform X2, which encodes MKERSKSSSVSNLPLILNIDDFKGDFSFDALFGNLVNELLPSFQEDSADSAEGHGIGGTDVLPNGHTRTSSDATKFAQGLSASLFPEVDALLLLFKNSCKELVDLRKQIDGKLSNLKKEVSTQDDKHRKTLTELEKGVDGLFNSFARLDSRISSVGQTAAKVGDHLQSADAQRETASQAIELIKYLMEFNRNPGSLMELSPLFSNDSRVAEAASIAQKLRSFAEEDISKAMPSVVGGATASRGLEVAVANLQEYCNELENRLLARFDAASQRRELSTMSECAKILSQRVLEQRVTSLLDKLLEKPSIAHPRPVGEGGILWYLRMLAVAYEKTQELARDLRAVGCGDLDVEGLTESLFSAHKDEYPEYEQASLRQLYQAKLEELRAESQKVSEPSGTIGRSKGASVASSPLEISVAAVTEFLRWNEEAITRCTLFSSLPATLAANVRSVFTCLLHQVSQYITDGLERARDSLTEAASLRERFVIGSSVSRRVTSQAEAAAAAGESSFKSFMVAVQRAGSSVAIVQQYFANSISRLLLPVDGSHAAACEEMATAMSSAEGAAFKGLHQCIETVMAEVDRLLSAEQKAADYHSPDDGMVHDHRPTNACTRVVAYLSRVLETAFTTLEGLNKQAFLTELGNYLYKGLVNHWQKFTFNPSGGLRLKRDITEYGEFVRSFNAPTVDEKFELLGILANVFIVAPESLSSLFEGTPSIRKDAQRFIQLRDDYKSAKLASRLSSLWSS
- the LOC107942653 gene encoding exocyst complex component SEC10b isoform X1, whose amino-acid sequence is MKERSKSSSVSNLPLILNIDDFKGDFSFDALFGNLVNELLPSFQEDSADSAEGHGIGGTDVLPNGHTRTSSDATKFAQGLSASLFPEVDALLLLFKNSCKELVDLRKQIDGKLSNLKKEVSTQDDKHRKTLTELEKGVDGLFNSFARLDSRISSVGQTAAKVGDHLQSADAQRETASQAIELIKYLMEFNRNPGSLMELSPLFSNDSRVAEAASIAQKLRSFAEEDISKAMPSVVGGATASRGLEVAVANLQEYCNELENRLLARFDAASQRRELSTMSECAKILSQFNRGTSAMQHYVATRPMFIDVEVMNSDNKLVLGDQSSQASPNYVACGLSKLYKEITDTVRKEAATIMAVFPSPNDVMSILVQRVLEQRVTSLLDKLLEKPSIAHPRPVGEGGILWYLRMLAVAYEKTQELARDLRAVGCGDLDVEGLTESLFSAHKDEYPEYEQASLRQLYQAKLEELRAESQKVSEPSGTIGRSKGASVASSPLEISVAAVTEFLRWNEEAITRCTLFSSLPATLAANVRSVFTCLLHQVSQYITDGLERARDSLTEAASLRERFVIGSSVSRRVTSQAEAAAAAGESSFKSFMVAVQRAGSSVAIVQQYFANSISRLLLPVDGSHAAACEEMATAMSSAEGAAFKGLHQCIETVMAEVDRLLSAEQKAADYHSPDDGMVHDHRPTNACTRVVAYLSRVLETAFTTLEGLNKQAFLTELGNYLYKGLVNHWQKFTFNPSGGLRLKRDITEYGEFVRSFNAPTVDEKFELLGILANVFIVAPESLSSLFEGTPSIRKDAQRFIQLRDDYKSAKLASRLSSLWSS